aggatctatgagcatttagagaatcatggactgatttagggacagccagcatggctttgtgaagggaagatcttgcctcacaagcctgataggatccttttaggaggtgaccaggaagattgatgagggtagtgcagtagatgtgatctacctggattttagtaaggcatttgacaaggttccgcatagtaggcttcttcagaaggtcagaggccaagggatccggggaggcttggctgtgtggattcagaattggcttgcctgtagaaagcagagggttgtagtggagggagtgcatttagattggagggctgtgactagtggtgtcccacagggatcggttctgggacctctactttttgtgatatttattaatgactaagatgagggggtggaaggctgggttagcaagtttgcagatgacacaaagatcagtggtgctgtggatagtgtggagggctgtcgaagcttacagagggatattgataggatgcagagctgggctgacaagtggcagatggagttcaatctggagaagtgcgaggtcgtacactttggaaggacaaactccaaggcggaatacaaggtagatggcaggattctgggcagtgtagaggagcagagggatctgggggttcatatccacagatcactgtaagttgccacacaggtggatagggtagttaagaaagtttatggggtgttggctttcataagtcgtgggatcgagtttaagagccacgaagtaatgatgcagctttacaaaactctggtagagtactgtgtccagttctggtcacctcattataggaaggaggtggaggcgttggaaagggttgcagaggagttttaccaggatgctgcctggattagagagtatggattatgaggaaagactaaaggagctagggctgttctcattggagaggaggaggatgaggggagacatgatagcggtatacaaaatattaagaggaatagatagggtggacagccagccctctttcccagggcaccaatgctcaatacaagaggtcatggctttaaggtactgggtgggaagttcaagggagacatcagagggaggtttttcacccagagtggttggtgcatggaatgtgctgccggggatggtggtggaggctgatatgttgggcaagttcaagagattgttagataagcatatggaggaatttaagataaagggatatgtgggaggaaggggttagataatcttaggagtggtttgaaggtcggcacaacatggtgggccgaaggacctgtattgtgctgtattggtctatggttctatggtctaaGGGTGATGGGTGGAGTATTGTCTGTCTCTCTTGGAGGTCTCCAGGTCTCAGTTTTCAGATCCTGCTCTGAATGCTTGAAGTTATGGCAGTTACTTGGAACCTGCCACCTCAATAACTGAGCTTGTCCAAAATTTCATTCCCCTTCTGCTAAATTACGTGGAGCCCCGTTTGCacattgccagtgtttggcccgtGTTATCTCTGTGGGGTCCTACTAGAGAGGATGTAACACTgcacctcctcttggggaacaaggtagggcaagtgactgaagtgtcagtaggggagcactttgggaccagtgaccataattctattagttttaacatagttatggagaaagacaggactggtccacaggttaagTTCCTAAACTGCagcagggccaattttggagaTGTTAGATGGGATTTTGCAGAGGTCcattgggtgagactgtttgtGGGTAAAGGGAcaactggcaagtgggaggtgtCTAAAAGTGCAATAAGTCCAGGGGCAGCACGTTCCTGCTTTGGTGAAGGGCATggctggcaggtttagggaaccctggtttacaagagatattgaggctctggccaggaaaaaggaggaggcatacattgggtttaggcaaTCGAGAACAAGCGAAacccttgatgactataagaagtgtaggagtacacttaagggaAATTAGGATGGCAAAGAGACCGTATGAGATTGATCTGacaggtagggttaaggaaaatcccaagagattctacaggcatattaagaataaaaggatggctagggagagaataggtcctcttaaagatcagcatggctgtctatgtgtggagctacaGGAGGTGGacgagatttttaatgaatatttctcatcatttttgactgtggagaaaatgatgctaaagaaatgagggaaatgacttggaccacatacgaattaccACGGAGGAGGTATTGGCAGCCTtaaagcgcattaaggtggataaatccccagggcctgatcgagtgcatcctcggaccttgtaggaagctagggaagaaattgcagaagcccttgcagagatacttggttcatctttagccacaggtgaagttctggaaggtggctaacggaggatggctaatgttttaCCATtgcttaagaagggcagcaaagacaagccgaGGAAATACAGGCTGGTGAGTGTGACATCagtggtggttaagttactggagggaattctgagggacaggatctatcaacatttggatagacaaagtctgattagggatagtgagcactgttttgtgtgtgggaaatcatgtttgacaaatctattagagtttttcaaagaggtaaccaagaggatagatgagggtagggcagtggacattgtctatatgaacttcagcaaagcctttgatAGATCCCGAAtggcaggctgctctggaaggttagatcacatgggatccagggtgatagTTGCTTGAATTCATAATTGGCTCCATGGTAGGGAGCAGAGGGTGCtggttaaaggttgtttctcggactggaggactgagtctagtggtgtgccttgggggtcagtgctgggacctttgttcgttatttatatacagtttcatccaaatcatttataaggCACAGCTGGTAAGTTTATGGATGGTTGGTGTCATGGACAGTAAAGATGGTTATCAAAAATCTTGATTAACTGGGTAAGCAGGCCGAAGATTGGCAAacggctttcaattcagataagttcgaagtgttgcattttcttttggaagtcaaaccagggtaagactttcacagtgaacggtagggcccttgGGAGTGTTGCGGAATagtgggacctaggagtacaagtacatagttcatcaaaagcggtgtcacaggtagacaaggtggtgaagaaggtgtttggcacactggtcttcatcactcagggcactgagtacaagagttgggatgttatgttgcagttgtacaagtcattgacgaggctgcacttggagtcttgtgtacagtttgggtcgccctgttataggaaggatgtgattaaactggaaagaacgcAGAGAACatatacaaggatgctgccaggactcgagggcctgagttatagagagaggttggccaggctaggacttcattccttggagtgtaggagactaagtGGTtatctgatggaggtgtataaaattatgagaggcatagatggggtgaatgcgcacagtctttttcccagggaaggggaactaaaaactagagggcacaggtttaagaagaggggggaaagatttaaaagggacctgaagggcaacttcttcattggtttattattgtcacttgtaccgagatacagtgaaaagcttgtcttacaaaccgattgtacaggtcaattcattacacagtgcagttacattgagttagtactgagtgcattgaggtaatacaggtaaaaacagtaacagtacagaataaagtgtcacagctacagagaaagtgcagtgcaataaggtgcaaggtcataacgaggtagatcatgaggttgtagtccatctcattgtataagggaaccgttcaatagtcttatcacagtggggtagaatctgtccttaagtctggtggaacatgccctcaggctcctgtatcttctacctgatggaagaggagagaagagagattgtcccgggtgggtggggtctttgattatgctggctgctacaccaaaacaatgagaggtaaagacaagagtccaaggaggggaggctggtgtccgtgatgtgctgggctgtgtccacaactctctgcagcttcatgcagtcctgggcagagcaattgccataccaagccgtgatacatccagataggatgctttctatggtgcatcagtaaaagttggtgagagtcaaaggggacaaaccgaatttctttagcctcctgaggaagtagaggcgctggtgagctttcttggctgtggcatctacgtgatttgaccaggacaggctgtttgtgatgttcacacccaggaacttgaagctctcaaccctcttgacctcggcaccattgatgtagacaggtgcatgtacactgccccctttcctgaagtcaatgaccagctctttagttttgttgacattgagggaaaggttgttgtcatgacaccattccactaagccctctatctccttcctgtactctgactcatcactgtttgagatacggcctacaacggtggtgtcatctgcaaacttgtagatggagttagagcagaatcaaggtaatatggaacgagctgccagaggaagtggttgaggtaggtacaataacaactttcaaaagacacttggataagtacacggatagaaaaggtttagagggatatgggccaaacgttgacaaatgggactagcttggtgggcaccacggtcagcatggacgagttgggctgaagggcctgtttctgtgatgtatgattcCAATGTAACCTTCTTGGCCCTGCAACCCTCTCCTATCTCCACTCCTGGCCCTGAATGTAATTGCTGCCTGGTACAAAACTTGGAGATTTCCTCCTTTAAACCTCGGCATCTTCTGTTTAAAACTGTCCTTTCAGCCCTGCCAGTGTCAGCGTTGCTTGTCCTTGGCTCTCCTAGTTTgcaattctgttttctttgatGGAGCAAAATGCCCAAAGCTGCTCTAAAAATGGCAGCTACATAAATGCAGGCTTTGTTATTGTCAAGTTTTAATGCGTATTGATGTCCAATTACAGGTCAGCATTTTCCAAGAATGGACAGCCAACCTTGACGCCGCTGATGGATACAGATGCTGTGATTGGCCAACGAATCCGCTTGAGTGAGTTGGACTTGCTGAAGGTTAACCGGCTCTACAACTGCACGGCACATCTCAAAGACCAGGCTGACGCAGTGAAACGTAAGGGCCCGAGGAACCCATGCTCTTAAGAGAATGTGTGGCTCCCAGTAAACTGAAACCTACCAAAGTCAGTCACTTCACACCAGCCGTGTCTGAGGCGAGCAGATGTGAAGTTGAATTCAGTTGTTCAGATTCCATCAGTGATACTTCTGCTTAGTTTTGTGGGTTTTGAACCGTGGGCAGACTCCTGATGGTTGGTCTGACTGCTCCTTACTTGTGGGAACAGAGGGAAGGAATTCTAgcttttctttcttaaaaaaaaaatgaaaaagggaATTGCTGGTAGTTCAGAGTACAACCGTAAATTACTTGGACGTCAGATTAGGAAGAGTGTGGATCTGTATGGATCTCAGAAATAGTTCATGAGTTGTTGAGTGGCTGTGTGGGATTTGTAATTGACACAATCCAACCTGTACTGTCATTTCACGAAGTTCTTTTGCTTCTCTGAGACATTACAGATTAAATGTGGAGGAAAAACTTACTttatcagtgctgggtccattgctgtttatcatatacattaatgatttagctgataatgtggtaaactggatcagcaaatttgcaggtgacgctaagattgggggcgtagtggacagcgaggaaggctttcaaagcttgtgaagtgatctggaccagctgggaaaatgggctaaaaaatggcagatggaatttaatgcagacaagtgaggtgttgcactttgggaggacaaaccagggtaagacttgcacagtgaatggtaggacactgaggtgtgcggtagaacaaagggacctgggaatccagatccatagttccttgaaagtggcgtcacaggtagatagggtcataaagagagcttttggcactttgccttcataaatcggggcattgaatacaggagttggaatgttatgttgaagttgtacaaaacattggtgaggccaaatctggagaattgtgtgcagttctggtcacctacctacaggaaagatatcaataagcttgaaaaagtgcagagaaaatttacacggatgttgctgggagttgaggacctgaattatagggaaagattgaataggtttggacttcattctcttgcgctccagggaataaggggagatctaatagaagtacagtatacaaaattatgaggggtacagatagggtgaatgcatgcaggctctttcccctcaggttgggtgagactagaactaaaggacataggtttagggtgaaaggtgaaatgtttaaagggaatctgaggggaaacttcttcactcagaggatggtgcgaatgtggaatgagctgccagcagaagtgatggatgcaggttcaattgtaaactttgagaagtttggatgggtacatggatgggaatatGGTataggtgcaggtagatggggctgggcagaagatcaggtcaacatggactagatgggcagaaagggctgtttctgtgctgtagagctcTGTGACTCATaaagtgtcagctgtggctcagtagaGGAGAGAATTGAATCTGCGTCCTGTGTACTTGTGAAGTGTGGTCGCCGTTCCAATGCAACGTAGAAAGCCCAGTAACCATCGTGCACACAGCAATTCTGACAAACACCAGGGTGATAGTTCCCAGATATCCCACACCCACAGCACTAACATGGATTAAATACTGGGGATCACTCCCTGTAGTTCAGGTGGCAGATGGGGCCTTCTGTCACCTGATGAAAGGTTGCATAATAAATGTGCCCCAATGTGAGCTGGTACTGCAGTCATGCTGTGGGAAGAGCTCTCCCTCATTGGCTGAGATGTTACATCTCTTGAAGATGGAAAAGATCCCAGCAGCTTTTTGTGTTAGAAACAGTGTGgaattgtacagtacagaaacggggcccttcagcccacagtctgTGACCAACAAatgcccatttacactcatcctatgttattctccccacattcccatcaaccaccccccccccccccccccccgatgctgcccctcgcctacacactaggggtaatttacagcaactgATTCCCCTACCAATgcgcacatccttgggatgttggaggaagttGAAGCACCCGGgcaaacccacgcggtcacagggagaatgtgcaaactgcacacaagacagcaccagagatcagggttgacccaggtcactggaggtgtgaggcagcggctgtactacTAACTGTGCCCGCCCTAGGACTTGCCCGATTTAGTCGTTCCTCACTCTGTGCAGTTAGAACAAATGACTTGGTCCTGAtcatgttgtttgtgggagcttgctgtgttcagATTGCtgcagtgtttccaacattacaatagtgactagaCTTCATTCCAACTGTACCAACGTGCCTTTTAGCACCAAGGTATTTGGAGTATGAAAAATATCATCAAAATGTGTCTGTTATTTGTGGAAGGCACAGACATCCATTTTCTCACTGCTCACCAGTGtatgtcatagagcatggaaagaggcccttcggcccaactggtccacgctaaCTGTTGCCCAGTgtgctagtcctgtttgcctgtgtttggcccatagtgctctaaacctctcctatccatgtctcCAAGGAATACTATAATTGGCTTAATCCTTCAAAAATGACTGCACAGTTCTCTGAAGTATGTGGCTTCCAATAACTTCCGAGCATTGCAACTTCCCTCAAAGAAACTTTCAAACAACAATCACTGTCTCTAAAATGTCTTAACCAGTTCCTGACAGTCATCCTTTGCCCTTTGTAGGGTTTGAGATTGCAGACCATGCGACTTGGTCTGTTCTTCCCCCACGGAAGCAAACGTCCATCCTGAGGGTGAAGTGAGCCCTTTatctgtctgatttttttttaaaaaactgacatTGCAGAGGCAGTTGTATgtagataggatgccttctatcaGAGCATTTGGTACAGAGTGCTGCTTGTATATGTCTCTGGATTATAGATACAAATGTTCTTCTGCGAGAGGAAGGTCATGATCCCATAACAAATCCTGAGTCACCAAGAACAGAGCGAGTGGAGGAAAAATAACCCTGATTACATgccattgattattttttttctaaGGCACTGCCGCACTGATTGGACACCTTTCAGTGACTGCATGCCCTTCACCCAAAAGCCTTGTGTTTAATTTTACTCTCTCTGGCTTGTTTTGCTGtttgcagtttctttttctgTGTATCGACAGAAATGAAACCTTTTGGCAAGAATCAAACATTTCAGgagttagggagggagttctgcTGCACTGATCCACTCGTGATCCAACAGTTCCCCTGACATTCCGATAGAAAAGCCCACACTCCTTTCGGCaactttcctttttttattccCCTGCAGTGTGGAGAGACGTTTCCCTGATGTCCCAGCAGAAGGAGCAGTGCAAAGTGCACCAGGCATTTTGGCTTCCGTTTTGATCAGGGACCGCGAGGAGATTAGACAGAGGCGTCAGAGTCGTGGCCTGttatggtgagggaggagaaccAGAGGCAAAAGGAAGGAACGAGGTTTGCTCCTGTGACCCGGAATGTTCACTCTGAGAGACGGTTGAGAGCAGAACAAACACAAGAAACCAAAGCAGTGGTGGGGTCATCTGATGCCTCactcctgctccgccattcactgagatcagacttgaaaataaaagaaactttGATAACTACTTGGAGTAAATAGAATGGACATTCTCGGGTGGCATTGGAAGAGCCGCTGTCTcccagcttcagcaacccaggtccaatcccaacctccagtgctgcctttgtggagtttgcacgttctccctgtgaccgtttgggtttcccccgggtgctctggtttcctcccacgtcccaaagacgtgcaggttggtgggttaattggctgctgtaaattgtccctggtgtgtaagggcgtgtagaatcatagagtgatgcggcacggaaacagggcccttTGGCCACTGTTCCTGCTGAACTCCAACCAGccgtttacactgatcctacgTTAGtcccttttcattctccccatgttcccattaactccccccagattctacccctcacccacctacTAGGGACAAcgtacagcagccatttaacctactgacccccatgtctttgggatgtgggaacaaaacaggagcacccgggggaaacccacagagtgacagggagaacttgcaaactccacacagacagcccctgaggtcaggattgaaccagggtctctggtggtgtgaggcagcggctctacctgctgcaccactgttgaTGGgagtatggagagaataaaatgtgttgggcgaggattagtgtaaatgggtggttgatagtcaacacagactcgatgggctgaatggcctggttcagTGCTGTTCCCCTCTGAACCATTTCCCTCAGCTGCAGGATCAATCCCCAGGCCATGGGTTCAGAGTAATTGTTAGTGGGATTAGATGGGAGAGGAGGAAAATATCTTTACACcagtgtggtggtggggtgggggggggggggtctaccTGAAGCAGAAGAACCCCTACCCCTGTAAACCACCTGGGGGTGTACATGAGGGGCTCTGACCTGCAGGGCTGCAGCCCCAGTGCTGGACGGTGATGGGTTTAGGAAGAGGGGCTGTCCTTGGAGGATGGGATGGACCAAGATGGGCTTGAGGAGCAGCCTGGCCTCCAGTATGGTAAATATTTGGTTATTCTATCTTACTTGAAGATGATAAATAAAATAAAGGTTATCGCGCAGAGAGACAGTGAGACAAATTGGGCCGCCCGAGGTCGAGTGTGAGAAACTGATGggattgaaagctgataaattcccAGGAGCAGATGACCTGCACTAGAGGGTTTAGGAGGCAGCTACAGAGATTGTAGATCATTGGAGTCATCTTCCATAGATGTGGGAATGGTTCACAtcaattggaaaatagcaaatgtgaccccacaatttcaggacaggaaggagatagaaaccACAGAACCACAGACTGACGTCAGTAGTAGAGGAAACGCTGGGATCTATTCTCAAGAAAGTGCCGACTGGGTcccaaggaaaaaaatgaaagtagGATTGTGCAGAGTGAACAAAGactaatgaaagggaaatcatgtttgactgatcggcagagatttttgtatgtGTATCTCACAGGATAGATCAGGATGAACCAGTTAATGTGGTGTGCTTAAGCATTCAggaggcctttgagaaggtgctatgcctgattattaaaaaaaattagaatgcatTGTGTGAGAATTTGTTAATGGGCGAGATCGATGCTGGGCAGGAGCTGTTCATAATGTGTATCAATTAACCAGCCTATGGGCTCAAGTGCAATATGTTGATGGTACAAAGTGGGATGGCAGTGTGGGCTTGGGAGGTTTCCGGGAGCTGTAGGTGGGTTAGGTGAAGGGACAAGGACGTAGCAGATTGGCTGTAATGTGGATCGATGTGATCTCATCCACCTTGGTAGAAATAACATAAAGGCAAAGTATCTTTTAATGGAACAACTAAAAGATTTTGGTGTTCAGAGGAATCTGGGTGCCCCGGACATGAATtattgaacacacacacacacacacacacacacacacagcaggcaATGAGGATGGCAAATGGTTTGACggcctttatttcagaaggatTTGCGGTCAAGAAATGTCTGGAACCTGGTCTGATATCCCAATGAGGAAGGAGTTAATGTATTCAGACGGCAGTGAAGGATTACCAGACTGATGCCTGGGGTGCCAGTTTGTTGCATGCGGAGATACTGAGGAATCTAGGGCTATATCCCATGAGGTTAGAAGAAAAAGAGACGACCTCATTGAAGCATACCAACTGTTTTTTGGGCTTGTCAGGGAAGGGACAGCGCTGACTTCCCCGCCCGGAGCGTCTACAActggggatcacagtctcaaaataaggggccggcCGTGCAGGGcaggtgggaagaaatttcttcacccattgggcagtgaatctttggaattctctatccaaggggATGCGGAGGTTCCTGACTTATCCAAGAAGGTGACCAATAGATTCTCGGGTATTAAACGGATCTCAGGTGGCGCTGAGGTAAAGGAACTGCCATGATCTTCAGGAACGGGCacgaagggccgagtggccttgcCCTGCTTCTCTTCCCAGCGACGGGGCCACACGAGGGGGTTGGGCGCCTTTCTGATCTGCTTCAGGCTTTGATTCGGGGAAGCCGAGCTGCCACTTCACCGGTTAAAGTCCGCACTTGCATTTCTCGCccgccctccctcctccctcctccctccgccctccctcctccctccctcctccctccctccgccctccgccctcctccctccgccctccctccctccctccctccctcctcccccctcctccccccctcctccccccctcctccccccctcctccccccaccgcaGGGAAGCTGCTGCTGGACGGAGCTGGTGCCACCCAGGAGCCGGGGAGAGGCACGGAGGCCGAGAGACCGGCATCGTTCCCTGGGAGAGCCGGCGCTGGGGCGGCGGGGGCTCCTGCCGGGAGCGGATCCGCAGAGATGCAGCCCACGGCGGGAGTGCGGGACCCCCGGGAGGGGCGGCGCCCGGGTACCGGGAGCGCGGAGCCGGCCACCCCACGCCTGTCCCCCGCTGCCCCGCCCGGGCAGCCTCCGCCCACCGCCCGCTCCCAGCCACCTGTGTCCCGCTTGACCGGAGGGGCAGAGCTGCCCTCCTCCCCCCGTCTCACCACCCACCCTCCCGGCTCGGGGGTGCCCCTCCCCACCGGGCACCAGGGTCCCGCACCCAGTGCGATCCATCCCCCAGAGGCAGGGTCACTGCCCGGCCCCGGCGGTGCCATCGCCCCGGGGCTCCCTGCAGACGCCCCGGGGCTCCCTGCAGACGCCCCGCCCGTGTCTCTGCCGTCCCCGGGGCCCCTTCCCACTCCGGCCGGGGGGGACAGGTCAGCTGAAGCGCCAGGTGCGTCCCTGCCCTCCGGACCGGCCGAGAGCGGGAGAGCCCAGGGAGGGAGCGCCGGAGGGAGCGCCTCCACTGCGCCGCCCGTCCATGTGATCACACGAGGACCAACCTGGTCCCCCACTGACCGGGCCCCGCCCACCAGACAGGCCCCACCCACTGGCCAGGCCCCGCCCATTAGCCAGGCTCTATCATCCGACAAGGCCCCGCCCACTGACCAGGCCCCGCCCACTGACACCTCCCCCTCCAACCAGACCACGTCCACTGACCAGACCCTGCCCTCTGGTCAGACCCATCTGGCTGCTGTGACCTCTACCGAGTCCCATTTGGGCTCCAGACCCTCAGTGCTGCCTCCCACTACTGAAACCCTCCCACCCAGTGGTCCTTCAGCAGAGCTGGTCCCCACTTCCGCAGCTGCTCCTTCAGGGACTTCCACCGGACTGGACAGCCCCATGGCGAGCGACCCCTTGGGCGACACCAATTGGATTCACCCCAGTTGGGCCTCGGGCGTTGGAGACCCATCCGAGGAGCTCCTGTGTGACTTCGAGCACGGTCTGTGTGGCTGGCAACAGTGTGAGACCGACGATTTCGACTGGATGCCTCATCACTACCAAATGTTCTCGAGGAAGATGGGACCGAAAGCAGATCACAGCAAAGGCCAGTGTAAAGGGCGAGGAGGTAAGGCAAAATGGTCCCAGTTCAAGGGACGGTGGAGCAATGGACAGCTGGAACTCGCTCGGCCTCTGAGCCACGGTTCTGAGCTATA
The nucleotide sequence above comes from Pristis pectinata isolate sPriPec2 chromosome 29, sPriPec2.1.pri, whole genome shotgun sequence. Encoded proteins:
- the LOC127584178 gene encoding basic proline-rich protein-like, coding for MDQDGLEEQPGLQYGKLLLDGAGATQEPGRGTEAERPASFPGRAGAGAAGAPAGSGSAEMQPTAGVRDPREGRRPGTGSAEPATPRLSPAAPPGQPPPTARSQPPVSRLTGGAELPSSPRLTTHPPGSGVPLPTGHQGPAPSAIHPPEAGSLPGPGGAIAPGLPADAPGLPADAPPVSLPSPGPLPTPAGGDRSAEAPGASLPSGPAESGRAQGGSAGGSASTAPPVHVITRGPTWSPTDRAPPTRQAPPTGQAPPISQALSSDKAPPTDQAPPTDTSPSNQTTSTDQTLPSGQTHLAAVTSTESHLGSRPSVLPPTTETLPPSGPSAELVPTSAAAPSGTSTGLDSPMASDPLGDTNWIHPSWASGVGDPSEELLCDFEHGLCGWQQCETDDFDWMPHHYQMFSRKMGPKADHSKGQCKGRGGRYLYLEASFPRQCGEKAVLISPLLRGHRCLSFWYNMYGKHIGSLNVYLRYESSPHWHELWSVTGNQDRKWLKAEADVLTNGQAYRVIIEGVLGLNSQRDAAIDDLHVYRQSCAAGRKHRDSNCPRHEGKEGTSAG